The following is a genomic window from Brachionichthys hirsutus isolate HB-005 chromosome 15, CSIRO-AGI_Bhir_v1, whole genome shotgun sequence.
CGGGATGTGACCCAGACAGACCGTCCCGCTTCTGATGGGCGTGGCTTCATTGTCTGACCCGCCTTCCTATTGGCGATAAATCCTGATGATCACAAAGCTGAGGTCTCCGGGCCAAAACAATCCAAGCCGCACAAACGCGAGCCGGTATCCTGCCGGGGGCCGCCGCAACAACAGGAAGCGGCTTTCAGCAGGAGCccagatgtgtttgtgtttggaggcggggccagaGCCCACTATAAAGCCCGTGTGGGGAGGCGCCGGAGAGGACAGCGCCGTCCCCGCCATGTCCTACTACGAGGTGAGGTGCCGCCGCCGCAGCGTCTCGGTCTCCGCCTTCGTTCCTGATCGTCTCACTTCTGTCTCCAGCATTTCGTCCTGGAGGACGCCTACAACGACTCgggctctggctctggttctggttctggtgacCTGGGCTTGGACCTGGAGGAGCCCTGTGGGCCGGAGCACGCGATGACGGCCGATCTCCAGCAGGTGTTCTTACCTGTGGTCTACGCCCTCATCTTCACCGTGGGCATCACGGGGAACGGGCTGGTGGTCGTGGTTCTGGGCTGCCAGCGCCGGTGAGGACGGGAGGACGCCGGGGGGGACGCCGGACTCCTTGGACGGGGACCGGCCGTCTCAATGGTTGTCCCGTTTCTCTGCAGGTCCAGTTGcagcctcacggaccggtaccgccTCCACCTGTCGGCCGCCGACCTCCTCTTTGTCCTGGCGCTGCCGTTCTGGGCCGTGGACGCGGCCGTGTCCGACTGGCGCTTTGGGCCGGCCGCCTGCGTGGGCGTGCACGTGATCTACACGGTGAACCTGTACGGCAGCGTCCTCATCCTGGCCTTCATCAGCCTGGACCGCTACCTGGCCGTGGTCCGGGCCACGGACACCAGCAGCGGCGGGCTCAGGCAGCTGCTGGCGCACCGACTGGTGTACCTGGGTGAGTCCCCCGCGTGGACgtcccgtcccccgtcccccgtcctcGCTCACGTCTCCCTCGCCCTGCAGGCGCCTGGCTGCCCGCCGGCCTGCTGGCCGTCCCGGACCTGATATTTGCCCGGACccaggagggaggggaaggcgCCACCCTGTGCCAGCGGTTCTACCCGGAGGACAGCGCCCCCCTCTGGGTGGCCGTCTTCCACCTGCAGCTGGTCCTGGTGGGCCTGGTGATCCCGGGCCTGGTCCTCCTCGTGTGCTACTGCGTGATCGTCTCCAGGCTGACCCGAGGCCCCCTGGGGGGCCAGAGGCAGAAGCGGCGTGCGGTGAGGACCACCATCACGCTGGTGCTCTGCTTCTTCGTGTGCTGGCTGCCGTACGGCGCGGGCATCTCGGCGGACGCCCT
Proteins encoded in this region:
- the cxcr4a gene encoding C-X-C chemokine receptor type 4a, whose protein sequence is MSYYEHFVLEDAYNDSGSGSGSGSGDLGLDLEEPCGPEHAMTADLQQVFLPVVYALIFTVGITGNGLVVVVLGCQRRSSCSLTDRYRLHLSAADLLFVLALPFWAVDAAVSDWRFGPAACVGVHVIYTVNLYGSVLILAFISLDRYLAVVRATDTSSGGLRQLLAHRLVYLGAWLPAGLLAVPDLIFARTQEGGEGATLCQRFYPEDSAPLWVAVFHLQLVLVGLVIPGLVLLVCYCVIVSRLTRGPLGGQRQKRRAVRTTITLVLCFFVCWLPYGAGISADALLRLEVLPRGCSLEAALGLWLALAEPMAFAHCCLNPLLYAFLGAGFKSSARRALALSRASGLKTFPRRRPGASTTTESESSSLHSS